A DNA window from Takifugu flavidus isolate HTHZ2018 chromosome 15, ASM371156v2, whole genome shotgun sequence contains the following coding sequences:
- the ranbp3b gene encoding ran-binding protein 3b isoform X2, whose translation MTSPRLLLTDKPAIAPPVFVFQKDKAQKRSADGSSPEDGEDSDKDEGSYCPPVKRERTSSFPPPHSVPKNNVFMPSSFCQSPTGNSDSEPEEKPVGFRLKPPTLIHGQAPSSGIPSQKPKEQQRSVLRPAVLQAPPLKLHLETNSSCGTNGVKKSSDEMAGSQSLFMNNTEHSTFSANSLTHKNEDDESSGNQEERGEKTDVAVSFVFGQNIKDRAKVEENNTEDKSKDNVPLDSQSECTNYFLQYISTPSSKNATNSTDSGAKFVFGQNMSERVLSPPKAESQSEENKEVLPAPASEPSSQEATPEKVNVVSESLEESAAAYTKATAKKCILEKVDVKTGEESESNVLQMQCKLYVFEKTTQSWIERGRGLLRLNDMASTDDGTLQSRLVMRTQGSLRLILNTKLWPQMQVDKASEKGVRITAMDTEDQGVKVFLISGSSKDIGQLAAALHHRILALKSRAEQEPETQPTTIPDAEVPRSNEDDSDEEENASAAASAATPATSNSEGAENQAAGST comes from the exons ATGACTAGCCCACGTCTCCTTTTAACAGACAAGCCTGCCATAGctcctcctgtgtttgttttccaaaaaGATAAAGCTCAGAAG cgaTCTGCAGATGGTTCAAGTCCAGAAGACGGAGAAG ATTCTGATAAAGATGAGGGAAGCTATTGCCCCCCTGTGAAAAGGGAACGGACCTCTTCATTTCCACCCCCACATTCAG TTCCCAAGAACAATGTATTCATGCCCTCAAGTTTCTGCCAGTCTCCAACCGGGAACTCTGACTCTGAGCCGG AGGAGAAGCCCGTTGGCTTCCGTTTAAAGCCTCCGACGCTCATACATGGACAGGCACCTAGTTCAG GCATCCCAAGTCAGAAACCCAAGGAGCAGCAACGCAGTGTCCTCCGCCCAGCAGTTCTCCAGGCGCCGCCTTTGAAATTACATTTAGAGACGA ACTCCAGTTGTGGAACCAACGGTGTAAAAAAGTCTTCAGATGAAATGGCTGGGTCCCAGTCCTTGTTCATGAACAACACAGAGCACTCTACCTTCTCAGCAAATTCACTT acacacaaaaatgaagatgatgaaTCAAGTGGTAACcaagaagagagaggggagaagacgGATGTAGCAGTATCGTTTGTTTTTGGCCAGAATATCAAAGACAGAGCCAAG gTGGAAGAGAACAATACAGAGGACAAGTCAAAGGACAACGTGCCACTGGACTCTCAATCAGAGTGCACTAATTATTTCTTACAGTACATCTCTACCCCAAG TTCAAAAAATGCCACAAACAGTACAGACAGTGGGGCAAAATTTGTTTTTGGGCAGAATATGTCTGAGCGAGTCCTG AGTCCTCCGAAGGCCGAATCACAGagtgaagaaaataaagaagttTTACCTGCCCCTGCTTCAGAACCCTCATCGCAGGAAGCCACCCCAGAGAAGG TCAACGTCGTGTCCGAGTCTTTGGAGGAGTCTGCAGCAGCGTACACCAAAGCAACAGCCAAGAAGTGCATCTTAGAGAAAGTTGATGTTAAAACTGGAGAAGAATCTGAAAGCAATGTTTTACAG ATGCAGTGCAAGTTATATGTGTTTGAGAAGACAACTCAGTCGTGGATCGAAAGAGGTCGAGGGTTGCTGAGGCTTAATGACATGGCATCAACAGATGATGGCACGCTACAGTCCCGTCTAG TAATGAGGACCCAGGGCAGCCTCCGGTTGATCCTCAACACTAAACTTTGGCCCCAAATGCAGGTGGACAAGGCCAGCGAGAAGGGAGTACGAATCACTGCCATGGACACAGAGGACCAGGGGGTCAAGGTCTTCTTAATATCA GGTAGCTCGAAAGATATAGGTCAGTTGGCTGCTGCATTACATCACCGAATCCTAGCCCTGAAGAGCAGGGCAGAGCAGGAGCCAGAGACTCAACCAACAACTATCCCAGACGCTGAGGTACCCAGGTCCAATGAGGATgacagtgatgaggaagaaaacgcctctgctgcagcttcagccgcTACTCCTGCTACAA GTAATTCAGAGGGAGCAGAGAACCAAGCTGCTGGAAGCACATAG
- the ranbp3b gene encoding ran-binding protein 3b isoform X4 encodes MADLANEDKPAIAPPVFVFQKDKAQKRSADGSSPEDGEDSDKDEGSYCPPVKRERTSSFPPPHSVPKNNVFMPSSFCQSPTGNSDSEPEEKPVGFRLKPPTLIHGQAPSSGIPSQKPKEQQRSVLRPAVLQAPPLKLHLETNSSCGTNGVKKSSDEMAGSQSLFMNNTEHSTFSANSLTHKNEDDESSGNQEERGEKTDVAVSFVFGQNIKDRAKVEENNTEDKSKDNVPLDSQSECTNYFLQYISTPSSKNATNSTDSGAKFVFGQNMSERVLSPPKAESQSEENKEVLPAPASEPSSQEATPEKVNVVSESLEESAAAYTKATAKKCILEKVDVKTGEESESNVLQMQCKLYVFEKTTQSWIERGRGLLRLNDMASTDDGTLQSRLVMRTQGSLRLILNTKLWPQMQVDKASEKGVRITAMDTEDQGVKVFLISGSSKDIGQLAAALHHRILALKSRAEQEPETQPTTIPDAEVPRSNEDDSDEEENASAAASAATPATSNSEGAENQAAGST; translated from the exons ATGGCGGACTTGGCAAACGAAG ACAAGCCTGCCATAGctcctcctgtgtttgttttccaaaaaGATAAAGCTCAGAAG cgaTCTGCAGATGGTTCAAGTCCAGAAGACGGAGAAG ATTCTGATAAAGATGAGGGAAGCTATTGCCCCCCTGTGAAAAGGGAACGGACCTCTTCATTTCCACCCCCACATTCAG TTCCCAAGAACAATGTATTCATGCCCTCAAGTTTCTGCCAGTCTCCAACCGGGAACTCTGACTCTGAGCCGG AGGAGAAGCCCGTTGGCTTCCGTTTAAAGCCTCCGACGCTCATACATGGACAGGCACCTAGTTCAG GCATCCCAAGTCAGAAACCCAAGGAGCAGCAACGCAGTGTCCTCCGCCCAGCAGTTCTCCAGGCGCCGCCTTTGAAATTACATTTAGAGACGA ACTCCAGTTGTGGAACCAACGGTGTAAAAAAGTCTTCAGATGAAATGGCTGGGTCCCAGTCCTTGTTCATGAACAACACAGAGCACTCTACCTTCTCAGCAAATTCACTT acacacaaaaatgaagatgatgaaTCAAGTGGTAACcaagaagagagaggggagaagacgGATGTAGCAGTATCGTTTGTTTTTGGCCAGAATATCAAAGACAGAGCCAAG gTGGAAGAGAACAATACAGAGGACAAGTCAAAGGACAACGTGCCACTGGACTCTCAATCAGAGTGCACTAATTATTTCTTACAGTACATCTCTACCCCAAG TTCAAAAAATGCCACAAACAGTACAGACAGTGGGGCAAAATTTGTTTTTGGGCAGAATATGTCTGAGCGAGTCCTG AGTCCTCCGAAGGCCGAATCACAGagtgaagaaaataaagaagttTTACCTGCCCCTGCTTCAGAACCCTCATCGCAGGAAGCCACCCCAGAGAAGG TCAACGTCGTGTCCGAGTCTTTGGAGGAGTCTGCAGCAGCGTACACCAAAGCAACAGCCAAGAAGTGCATCTTAGAGAAAGTTGATGTTAAAACTGGAGAAGAATCTGAAAGCAATGTTTTACAG ATGCAGTGCAAGTTATATGTGTTTGAGAAGACAACTCAGTCGTGGATCGAAAGAGGTCGAGGGTTGCTGAGGCTTAATGACATGGCATCAACAGATGATGGCACGCTACAGTCCCGTCTAG TAATGAGGACCCAGGGCAGCCTCCGGTTGATCCTCAACACTAAACTTTGGCCCCAAATGCAGGTGGACAAGGCCAGCGAGAAGGGAGTACGAATCACTGCCATGGACACAGAGGACCAGGGGGTCAAGGTCTTCTTAATATCA GGTAGCTCGAAAGATATAGGTCAGTTGGCTGCTGCATTACATCACCGAATCCTAGCCCTGAAGAGCAGGGCAGAGCAGGAGCCAGAGACTCAACCAACAACTATCCCAGACGCTGAGGTACCCAGGTCCAATGAGGATgacagtgatgaggaagaaaacgcctctgctgcagcttcagccgcTACTCCTGCTACAA GTAATTCAGAGGGAGCAGAGAACCAAGCTGCTGGAAGCACATAG
- the ranbp3b gene encoding ran-binding protein 3b isoform X1 — protein MADLANEDKPAIAPPVFVFQKDKAQKRSADGSSPEDGEDSDKDEGSYCPPVKRERTSSFPPPHSVPKNNVFMPSSFCQSPTGNSDSEPEEKPVGFRLKPPTLIHGQAPSSGIPSQKPKEQQRSVLRPAVLQAPPLKLHLETNSSCGTNGVKKSSDEMAGSQSLFMNNTEHSTFSANSLTHKNEDDESSGNQEERGEKTDVAVSFVFGQNIKDRAKVEENNTEDKSKDNVPLDSQSECTNYFLQYISTPSSKNATNSTDSGAKFVFGQNMSERVLSPPKAESQSEENKEVLPAPASEPSSQEATPEKGNRTEAVNVVSESLEESAAAYTKATAKKCILEKVDVKTGEESESNVLQMQCKLYVFEKTTQSWIERGRGLLRLNDMASTDDGTLQSRLVMRTQGSLRLILNTKLWPQMQVDKASEKGVRITAMDTEDQGVKVFLISGSSKDIGQLAAALHHRILALKSRAEQEPETQPTTIPDAEVPRSNEDDSDEEENASAAASAATPATSNSEGAENQAAGST, from the exons ATGGCGGACTTGGCAAACGAAG ACAAGCCTGCCATAGctcctcctgtgtttgttttccaaaaaGATAAAGCTCAGAAG cgaTCTGCAGATGGTTCAAGTCCAGAAGACGGAGAAG ATTCTGATAAAGATGAGGGAAGCTATTGCCCCCCTGTGAAAAGGGAACGGACCTCTTCATTTCCACCCCCACATTCAG TTCCCAAGAACAATGTATTCATGCCCTCAAGTTTCTGCCAGTCTCCAACCGGGAACTCTGACTCTGAGCCGG AGGAGAAGCCCGTTGGCTTCCGTTTAAAGCCTCCGACGCTCATACATGGACAGGCACCTAGTTCAG GCATCCCAAGTCAGAAACCCAAGGAGCAGCAACGCAGTGTCCTCCGCCCAGCAGTTCTCCAGGCGCCGCCTTTGAAATTACATTTAGAGACGA ACTCCAGTTGTGGAACCAACGGTGTAAAAAAGTCTTCAGATGAAATGGCTGGGTCCCAGTCCTTGTTCATGAACAACACAGAGCACTCTACCTTCTCAGCAAATTCACTT acacacaaaaatgaagatgatgaaTCAAGTGGTAACcaagaagagagaggggagaagacgGATGTAGCAGTATCGTTTGTTTTTGGCCAGAATATCAAAGACAGAGCCAAG gTGGAAGAGAACAATACAGAGGACAAGTCAAAGGACAACGTGCCACTGGACTCTCAATCAGAGTGCACTAATTATTTCTTACAGTACATCTCTACCCCAAG TTCAAAAAATGCCACAAACAGTACAGACAGTGGGGCAAAATTTGTTTTTGGGCAGAATATGTCTGAGCGAGTCCTG AGTCCTCCGAAGGCCGAATCACAGagtgaagaaaataaagaagttTTACCTGCCCCTGCTTCAGAACCCTCATCGCAGGAAGCCACCCCAGAGAAGGGTAATCGCACAGAAGCAG TCAACGTCGTGTCCGAGTCTTTGGAGGAGTCTGCAGCAGCGTACACCAAAGCAACAGCCAAGAAGTGCATCTTAGAGAAAGTTGATGTTAAAACTGGAGAAGAATCTGAAAGCAATGTTTTACAG ATGCAGTGCAAGTTATATGTGTTTGAGAAGACAACTCAGTCGTGGATCGAAAGAGGTCGAGGGTTGCTGAGGCTTAATGACATGGCATCAACAGATGATGGCACGCTACAGTCCCGTCTAG TAATGAGGACCCAGGGCAGCCTCCGGTTGATCCTCAACACTAAACTTTGGCCCCAAATGCAGGTGGACAAGGCCAGCGAGAAGGGAGTACGAATCACTGCCATGGACACAGAGGACCAGGGGGTCAAGGTCTTCTTAATATCA GGTAGCTCGAAAGATATAGGTCAGTTGGCTGCTGCATTACATCACCGAATCCTAGCCCTGAAGAGCAGGGCAGAGCAGGAGCCAGAGACTCAACCAACAACTATCCCAGACGCTGAGGTACCCAGGTCCAATGAGGATgacagtgatgaggaagaaaacgcctctgctgcagcttcagccgcTACTCCTGCTACAA GTAATTCAGAGGGAGCAGAGAACCAAGCTGCTGGAAGCACATAG
- the ranbp3b gene encoding ran-binding protein 3b isoform X3: MTDKPAIAPPVFVFQKDKAQKRSADGSSPEDGEDSDKDEGSYCPPVKRERTSSFPPPHSVPKNNVFMPSSFCQSPTGNSDSEPEEKPVGFRLKPPTLIHGQAPSSGIPSQKPKEQQRSVLRPAVLQAPPLKLHLETNSSCGTNGVKKSSDEMAGSQSLFMNNTEHSTFSANSLTHKNEDDESSGNQEERGEKTDVAVSFVFGQNIKDRAKVEENNTEDKSKDNVPLDSQSECTNYFLQYISTPSSKNATNSTDSGAKFVFGQNMSERVLSPPKAESQSEENKEVLPAPASEPSSQEATPEKGNRTEAVNVVSESLEESAAAYTKATAKKCILEKVDVKTGEESESNVLQMQCKLYVFEKTTQSWIERGRGLLRLNDMASTDDGTLQSRLVMRTQGSLRLILNTKLWPQMQVDKASEKGVRITAMDTEDQGVKVFLISGSSKDIGQLAAALHHRILALKSRAEQEPETQPTTIPDAEVPRSNEDDSDEEENASAAASAATPATSNSEGAENQAAGST, from the exons ATGACAG ACAAGCCTGCCATAGctcctcctgtgtttgttttccaaaaaGATAAAGCTCAGAAG cgaTCTGCAGATGGTTCAAGTCCAGAAGACGGAGAAG ATTCTGATAAAGATGAGGGAAGCTATTGCCCCCCTGTGAAAAGGGAACGGACCTCTTCATTTCCACCCCCACATTCAG TTCCCAAGAACAATGTATTCATGCCCTCAAGTTTCTGCCAGTCTCCAACCGGGAACTCTGACTCTGAGCCGG AGGAGAAGCCCGTTGGCTTCCGTTTAAAGCCTCCGACGCTCATACATGGACAGGCACCTAGTTCAG GCATCCCAAGTCAGAAACCCAAGGAGCAGCAACGCAGTGTCCTCCGCCCAGCAGTTCTCCAGGCGCCGCCTTTGAAATTACATTTAGAGACGA ACTCCAGTTGTGGAACCAACGGTGTAAAAAAGTCTTCAGATGAAATGGCTGGGTCCCAGTCCTTGTTCATGAACAACACAGAGCACTCTACCTTCTCAGCAAATTCACTT acacacaaaaatgaagatgatgaaTCAAGTGGTAACcaagaagagagaggggagaagacgGATGTAGCAGTATCGTTTGTTTTTGGCCAGAATATCAAAGACAGAGCCAAG gTGGAAGAGAACAATACAGAGGACAAGTCAAAGGACAACGTGCCACTGGACTCTCAATCAGAGTGCACTAATTATTTCTTACAGTACATCTCTACCCCAAG TTCAAAAAATGCCACAAACAGTACAGACAGTGGGGCAAAATTTGTTTTTGGGCAGAATATGTCTGAGCGAGTCCTG AGTCCTCCGAAGGCCGAATCACAGagtgaagaaaataaagaagttTTACCTGCCCCTGCTTCAGAACCCTCATCGCAGGAAGCCACCCCAGAGAAGGGTAATCGCACAGAAGCAG TCAACGTCGTGTCCGAGTCTTTGGAGGAGTCTGCAGCAGCGTACACCAAAGCAACAGCCAAGAAGTGCATCTTAGAGAAAGTTGATGTTAAAACTGGAGAAGAATCTGAAAGCAATGTTTTACAG ATGCAGTGCAAGTTATATGTGTTTGAGAAGACAACTCAGTCGTGGATCGAAAGAGGTCGAGGGTTGCTGAGGCTTAATGACATGGCATCAACAGATGATGGCACGCTACAGTCCCGTCTAG TAATGAGGACCCAGGGCAGCCTCCGGTTGATCCTCAACACTAAACTTTGGCCCCAAATGCAGGTGGACAAGGCCAGCGAGAAGGGAGTACGAATCACTGCCATGGACACAGAGGACCAGGGGGTCAAGGTCTTCTTAATATCA GGTAGCTCGAAAGATATAGGTCAGTTGGCTGCTGCATTACATCACCGAATCCTAGCCCTGAAGAGCAGGGCAGAGCAGGAGCCAGAGACTCAACCAACAACTATCCCAGACGCTGAGGTACCCAGGTCCAATGAGGATgacagtgatgaggaagaaaacgcctctgctgcagcttcagccgcTACTCCTGCTACAA GTAATTCAGAGGGAGCAGAGAACCAAGCTGCTGGAAGCACATAG